In one window of Bombus fervidus isolate BK054 chromosome 4, iyBomFerv1, whole genome shotgun sequence DNA:
- the LOC139986256 gene encoding uncharacterized protein isoform X4: MHTIPELGTSVPAFLAKLWKLVEDSDTDDLICWSPSGRSFFIRNQAQFARELLPHYYKHNNMASFIRQLNMYGFHKKVSVEFGGLKCDKDEMEFAHQFFCKGHPYLVEHIKRKIASNKGQDPALTPIKPELMNKMLNEVRSMRGRQEHLDSRFGAMKRENEALWRELAMLRQKHLKQQQIVNKLIHFLVTLVQPSRSSGLSVKRRYPLMIDDSNRQRNKQAKLSKSQTSPAGPVIHELDSSEPDLDSEYIVAEMLEGHPNPAIESPEHNNSSIMEDNNMETIHLVDDPVHLSDDPVNLSDDPVNLSDDPVNLPDDPVNLPDDIQLINSQETETKKKRGCKGKKKRKNKVPVKILIPSMEDGEEPREETHLLEIPLDDAPVIALLKNKPASKAVPLSTMRSPKLAAMAANMNKVTNVNCELDLVTSTDMEEDVQENNPTLVKLEDILIVPEIINEDVEGTENVEFSENNSSSKTNETDATFNQLKKVDDNAEQNNKKNSYTNGAGKCSERSKYNCNGAGTSNSKDLSLSCIIPSGMSDAAYRLGSMMNIERIYTVFLFDPSNVAKFVWISFGTFIHFHLL; the protein is encoded by the exons ATGCATACAATCCCGGAATTGGGTACAAGTGTACCAGCGTTCCTTGCCAAACTTTGGAAATTGGTCGAAGATTCTGATACTGACGACCTTATTTGTTGGTCACCT agtGGAAGGAGTTTTTTCATTCGAAATCAGGCACAATTTGCCAGAGAATTATTGCCACATTATTACAAACACAATAACATGGCCAGTTTTATCAGGCAGTTGAATATGT ATGGTTTTCACAAGAAAGTTTCTGTAGAATTTGGTGGTTTAAAATGTGATAAGGATGAAATGGAATTCGCACATCAATTCTTCTGTAAAGGTCATCCATATCTTGTAGaacatattaaaagaaaa ATTGCCTCTAATAAAGGACAAGATCCAGCACTTACTCCTATTAAACCAGAACTAATGAACAAAATGCTTAATGAAGTAAGAAGTATGAGAGGTCGTCAAGAACATTTAGATTCAAGATTTGGAGCcatgaaaagagaaaatgaagCACTGTGGCGAGAACTAGCAATGCTTAGACAGAAGCACCTTAAACAACAGCAAATTGTTAATAAACTTATACACTTTTTAGTTACATTGGTACAGCCTTCTAGAAGTAGTGGTCTCTCCGTTAAAAGAAGATACCCACTAATGATCGACGATTCTAACCGTCAACGTAACAAACAGGCGAAATTATCAAAG TCACAAACATCACCGGCGGGTCCTGTAATTCACGAACTCGATTCATCAGAACCGGATTTAGATTCGGAATATATTGTTGCAGA AATGTTGGAAGGACATCCAAACCCAGCTATTGAAAGTCCTGAGCATAATAACTCATCAATAATGGAAGACAATAATATGGAAACAATTCATTTAGTTGATGATCCTGTTCACTTATCAGATGATCCTGTAAACTTATCAGATGATCCTGTAAACTTATCAGATGATCCTGTAAACTTACCAGATGATCCTGTAAACTTACCAGATGATATACAACTTATTAATTCTCAAGAAactgaaacaaagaaaaaacgtGGATGTAAGGGTAAAAAGAA GAGGAAAAACAAGGTGCCGGTCAAAATTTTGATCCCATCGATGGAGGATGGAGAGGAACCAAG GGAAGAAACACATTTGCTTGAAATACCATTAGATGATGCGCCGGTGATTGCTTTACTGAAAAATAAACCAGCCTCAAAGGCAGTACCTCTGTCAACTATGCGTAGTCCGAAGCTCGCAGCAATGGCAGCTAATATGAACAAAGTCACTAACGTAAATTGTGAGCTCGATTTAGTAACTTCAACAGATATGGAGGAAGATGTTCAAGAAAATAATCCAACCCTGGTAAAACtcgaagatattttaatagtaCCAGAAATCATCAACGAGGATGTTGAAGGCACCGAGAACGTCGAGTTTAGTGAAAACAATAGCAGTTCTAAAACCAATGAAACTGATGCCACTTTCAATCAACTTAAAAAAGTAGATGATAATGCTGAACAGAATAACAAAAAGAATTCTTATACAAATGGTGCTGGAAAATGTTCGGAGCGGAGCAAATACAACTGCAATGGAGCAGGGACAAGCAATTCAAAAGATTTGTCATTGAGTTGCATTATTCCTTCGGGCATGTCTGATGCTGCTTACAGGTTAGGATCAAT GATGAATATTGAAAGGATTTACACCGTTTTCCTTTTTGATCCATCAAATGTGGCTAAGTTTGTGTGGATAAGTTTCGGtacttttatacattttcatctACTTTGA